The Pygocentrus nattereri isolate fPygNat1 chromosome 12, fPygNat1.pri, whole genome shotgun sequence genome includes the window ttgtcaaaaactgaaaaacagcaaaaatagatacaaggttttcttcagaccgCAGCATCTAGGTACTTTTTATGTGCTGTTTGCTAAATACTGTGATTTGAGCTGAACCTTTTATTGAGATGTATCTTTGTGGAGTACTGTTTTGGCACACTATCCAAGTAGAAGCATGCAAATCTGCTCTAAACACTTCAATTCCAGTGGCCTGATGACTTTAATTAGGTGTTGGAACATGGAAAATCTGTGCAGGGCATGAGGGAATGTCAGTGAAATGCCTACTGGCACCTACTTTCTGAAATGTTTGATCTGTAGCTGTAAACTGCTTGATCCACAGGTGGTAAATGATGTTGGAGTGCTCTGAACCAAGCAATCAGACTTCATCAGACTTCCCATATTTCTTCACTGAGGATGGACAGCTATGCCACAGAGACACTATGAAGCCCTACCAGTTCTTGTTCAAACTTAATGACGTCCATGGAACCGTGAGGGAACATCTGACCCTTTGCCACTgcatcacacagcatgtatgtAGCCTCCTTGAGAACAAGCTTAAACTGGTCAAGGTGCACCTGGACAAAAGAACCCAGAGTGATGACTATTCTCTCGGTTTTGTGTACATGAGCCCAGGGGCACTTAATCACAACGGGACCCTGATGGTTTTGATCCAGGACAAGGGCACAGTGAGGTGtggtgtgtggagctggagggcTGTGGCGCATGAAGGTTTAGACAGAGGCAGTCAGATCCCGTATGTGCGTTGCGCTTTAGAGGAGTCTTGTGCAGTTTTGTTGATGAACCCAAATGAAGGAGGGCTGTCCCCAGAAGAACATGTCTGCTTGGTCTGGGAGCGCTTCGTGTCCAAGAGTGCTGCAGAGCGCATCACTGTGGTAGCCCATGGCTACGGAGGCCTGGCTTTTGTTCATCTGCTGTGCCATCAACTGGAAGAAATCTGCCAAAGAATGTGGGTGGTGGCCCTTATTGACTCCTCCCACAATCTGTGGCACCAGCCCCTTGGAGCAGCAGGTCGTGACTGGCTGAAGGCTCATTCTAGAACGTGGATCCTCAGCACCAAGCCGACAAACCGCCCGGTAGGGTCGCTCAAAGCGGGGTGCCGAACGATGTCAGCTGGGACGCAGTGTCATGAGACGGCACCTGCAGTCTGCATGGAGGCCGTGTTTCGTTTCTTTGCAAAGGTGATGAGGCCTAAAGCTGTACCTGCTGCCTTTGGTATCATTACCAGGAGCAGGAGCTTCAGAAGGAGTAATCTGAGCAGGGAGGCTGGTGGCACAAATGACAGGAACAATAATACATTGTGAATGGGTTTGTTTTCAGTCATGAGTCCAGTGGGATGTGAACGTTGATAGGGTGAACACTGCATTGGGTGGGGCTATAAAAGGTGGTGTACGGTTGGTGGAGGTGAGCTGAATAAATACCTATAAGCTCAGCGtgtgtactgtttattttactcattagtttaaaacatttattcacTAAGGTCAGAACAGTTTTAACTATCCaacatgtctgtttttatagaCCACAGCATGTCATACAGCGTcaaaccacacaagcaagtctacTGGAGCTTATTTAAGAACTTGATGCAGTTTGAGGTACGAATGTGATAATTTAGACATGCGGTTTTCATGATGCTGCTCGGTATAAGCTTCcgttgcttgttagctacattagcctcacagctccagtgcaaagacAACGGAGCTTGTTTGATAAAGTACATTTGACATGAGGTgggaaaaatgtgaatttatatttaataataacaaaatcaCTGCATACAAACATTAGAAGGCATAAGACAAACATGAACCAAGATTATCATCCAAACTttgctgctttctgttttcaaaagaaaacaaatgcatttaacAGTAATTTCCAtaggaaacaaacagaaactaaACTTAATCTATTTGTTTTATAGTTACAAACTGTACTCAAACACTTCAgcctttcagaactacagcctTAGATCTGAACTACGTGCATATTCCATCTATCAAAAGCCAAAATTTGTGGTGACACAGGTAGCTAGATATCATGATAGAGGAGGTCATATTTAGGTATGTTCCTTGGATCGATGGGGCTTTGCACAATCAGCTTTCCTCTCATGGCTCCTCGGTAGATCACCTCAACAAGATCAATGAAGTCCTGCTTGGTTTTAAAGCATCCAACAAACTTGGTATGGTCTGGAGACCTGGAGAAAACGGCATTATGAACATCTACATAATCACAGACTGTTTATCCCCACGTACCAGTTAAAACTCAACACTTTCAACTACAAAGCTGATCCATCAGTTCAGTGCCACTCAGAGGACTGACAAGTCTACACACACGTAATTCCATCTGAGCTGCTGTCGAGTggatttcatcattttataCTTACCCATAATCAACCTTCATGTGCTGTCCATTGAAGAAGAAGACGGTGGAGGGAATATAGCTGATGTCAAAGTATCGAGTGTAAACTGGCACTTTGTCCACGTCCACAAGGTAGATTGAAGTCATATTCTTCAAGCCATGGGAGGTTTTTGACAGCTGCCACAAAGAAGTAAAAGGCTATGATTTGCAACGGCCTTATGATTCAGCAGTTACTTAAAGCTTAAATACTCAGCTCAAGTTTAAAAAGGTCTACATAATTagatggttgagatgtaaacagtcagtcattcagagtggtttggggtgaaatgctctgttctagagaaagtggccgagtcagaattgttcactggTGAAGGGAACcggacgtctgaagagtttaatgcctctgaaatctCCATCACacacagttattacacaaaaaggTTTTGAACacgctgcctgatgtcagacattgttttacgatgCCTTCATGACAAAGTTTTGGTCTGAAGCGTCGagttaatccatttatttgaatctattcatggtggagaagcGCAAAAGGGTAAGCCCCCCTCAGATCTGtggctattttaccatcatcatcatcatcatcacatatAAACACTGAGGAGACACGTGTAAGTcctctggtggttttggacagtaaaggaAGACGGCTATATTTGTGGTGTGGCCATTGAGACgtttggtttctatcaccaccactgtgatctGAGTCTCTCTGCACGGTGGAATGGCCCTTTGCTGCTTTAAGGGACACATTTGAAGAGGTGCGTCTGCAGTTCATTTTGGAACTGTCAAAAAAACGTGAATCAAAATAAACAGGTGGGTTTTTTCCCACTTTTTGCAAGAGAATTTACTCCAGGCAGTAATTCGGGCTCCTGTCTGCGGCCCTGCAGAGCTCTTGGTGCTCGACTGCTTTACTGTCGCTCCCAGTGTTTACACTTTGTATTTTAATCAAAAACCATCGCAGAAAAAAAGGAGCGAAACCAAACTGCACTGGCCCACGTTACCGGGCCGGGAGCCCGCGGAGCTCCGGCCAAGCAAACCAGAAACACTCACAATCTCGTCCAGCTGCAGGCAGACAGGGTCCTCGTCCCTCCCGAACCGCAGCACCACAACTTTCTCCGCCACGGTCTTGATGGCGTCATCCACCTCCTTCTTACACGACAGTTTAGGGAGGAAGAAGCTCATTTCGACACAAACTGAGAATAActactgactctctctctctctctctctctctctctctctctctctctctctctctcggcttcTTCGGTTGGGCTGCTGTTGACAGGCTGAAGAGCGCGAGCCGCTTTGCTGCCCCCTTCAGCACGGAAAGCACCCTGAAGGAGAAGTCCACCCATTAATAAAAATTCTGCACAGGTCAGATGTAAGTAAAGTAAACAGAgtaatttgattttaaaaattgtgataTAATAGTAAAAATATAGTAATATACTAATAGTACACTGAAGTAAAAGTAAACGTTGAATATagcgttattattattattattattatttgagaaCTTTCTATTCAGCAAGTGTGTAGCCGTTACATTTAATATAAGATTATAACATAAGCCTGAAGTGGCAGCTTATATTTGATATAAATTCAAAAGTGTATGCAAATATagataacaaaaataaaagggaaaataCGAGTTGTATTGAATAGTTTTGGTTTTttgaaaactggaaaaacaaTACACACTCGTTCATGTCGCGGAACGTGTGTTTAGTGCACAGCGGTTGTGTTTCACTACGGCGGAAATAGTGGACGCACTGCTCCACAACGTGACCTCCGAGCGAGCTGCAGGGAAGCGCGGCGAGTTTCCTGAGATGAAGTGACCAAAACAAGCCTGTTACTCTGCCCGGCGCGCCCTCACCGCGGCAGTCGGTCCCTGTTCGGTTCCCTGATCATAAAGCCCTGTGATGTTAGCAGCCTAGCtcacctgtctgtctctcctctgcTCTGAAGCTCCTCTGCCATGATCTTCCTCAGGGTTCGTGTTGTGGGTGTGCTGAggaggtgctgctgctgctctcctCAGGCTTCTGCGCTTGTGAAACTTCGTAACCCTAGTTTGCCGACGTCCACTTACCCCTCAGCAGTTACTACAAGCAGAGCCTTGAGTACCAGCTGGACTCTGAGGAAAGATGCCCCTCAGCCTCAGGACGTGGACGCAAGACATGAGCTGGACTTGGATGTGTGGAAGTCGGTGATGCGATCACAAGCTTTGCAAGAGGAGAAACGCAAGGATggagaagacagagaagaagaaTCCACCACTGAAGTGGAGGGAGAGCTCTCTCCGCTGGAGTCAAGCCGCAGGTTGGTGGAGACGTGGCGCCTGGCCGGCAAGCTTGTTCCTGAAAACATTACGGATGAGCAGCTGGAGACGCTGGCTGAGCTGACCACCAAGTCATCCAAGAAGAAGTTCCTCAAGTACCTGGCTATCAAGGAGGGCCACAAGAAGGCCaacaaagagaagaaggagaggaagagggcTGAGAGAATGGCAGAAACGAAAGAGGATCCAGAACTTGCAGAAGGAGAACGTGAGGAGATGGAtggagaggaggaaggagaaCCCAAACTAAAGAACACCTATCTGATGCAGTTCTGGTCTCGCTCTATGGATAAGCTGTTAGGCTGGAGGGTGGCGCAAGCCATGCAGTTTGGCCAGCCCCTGGTTTACGACATGAGCTATGACCAGCACATGTCGAGGCAAGAGATGGAGAACACCGTCTCCCAGCTTCTGGAGACTGAGGGCTGGAATCGGCGGGCTGTAGATCCCTTCCACTTGCACTTCTGCAACCTGCAGCCTAACGGCGCCTACCACCGAGAACTTCTCAAGCGCTACAGCCAGGAGACCTGGGAGCGTCTCTTGATCACTGCCACCAGCCAGCGTCACATTGACATTTTCCCCCGCGAGAGCCTCGTCTATCTCACTGCGGACTCTCCAAATGTTCTTCGCACTTTCGACTACAGCAAGGTGTACATTGTGGGAGCCTTGGTGGACCGCTCCATCCAGACCGGGGTTTCTTTGGCCAACGCCAAGCGCCTAAAGCTGGCCACTGCCCGTTTGCCACTGGACGAGTACCTGCATTGGGACAGTGGGGCCAAGAACTTGACCCTGGACCAGATGATCCGGATCCTGATGACGGCCAAGGAGACCGGCAGCTGGGAGAAGGCTCTGGAGTTTGTGCCCAAGAGAAAGCACACTGGTTTCCACcagcaaagaaaaaaggacAATGTTCAAAGTGCAGCACCAGTTAGAGCCACAAACAGAGAGCTAGAGGCAGAAATTGGTCAATTGTTTGTaagcaaacagaaaaagagaaatcaaAGGGCAGAAAAAACGCCTTCTGGATCAGAGCCTGTTTCTGGACAGACCAGGTTATGGACTGCGCTGAAAACCAAAATGGAGGAACGCAGTAAAGTAAGGAGTAAAAGAAACTGGTGGGATGAAGAATAACCTCATGACTCAAAATGTATAATGTCAAAGACTTTCTGTCCTCATCTGTTCATCCAGAACtataacaaataaacagttactCAATGAATGTAGTAGTTCAGTCAGTTAATATGTCCGAGTTAAATAACAAAATTTACATTAAAgaattttactgtttatttcatcGTTTCCacttaattaaatgttttagatgtaaacaaagtcattcagagtgatttaatgTAAAGTTACATTATCAAGAGGAACGTACAAAGTCAGGAGtgtttactgtggtggtgaaaggaaccagatatctgaacTTTTAATATCACTGAGAGTTTCCTCACAGGGTGTTTTGAGGCACAATTGTTGCTGAAGAAAACATTtctcagatttatcactattttactacCATCATTACCAAcatatacagctgtatgcaaaaatttgggcaGTGAAATGACACTTTGTCGAGTTTTATAAGTAGTAAATaagagagaacacacttctgcatgttttaatttccatttacttgcattttgaatttaatacattaaaaataaagcataaactGTAGCCTCTGCGGAAGTTATAgcatatatttcttttttccccagtatgttaaagtCCAAAACCAAAATTTGCAAAACAAGCTTTAGTTTGTTCCCTGTGGAGGATGTGAACTtatctcttagaaaatcaaaacataAATTGGGGTGTTGAAACTTTTGCgtacaaataaatgtataaatatttagaaGACGTGTAGATTCACGAGCCATTCTGGATAGTGAATAGAATTACCATGCTTACACTGTAGACAGTTTCTATCACCACAcgtgtaaagaaatcagagtaactAATCTGAATGACTATGTCTACGACCCAtctattgaattatgcagaaatctttaGTGGAATTTTTCCTTAAAAAGTAAACTTGCGATTGGTGCCTTGGCTTCCCAGTATCAGACGAGCCTTAAAATGGGtaaatatttctttgaaaatgatattaaactatATGGTGCACaaataagatttttaaaattcaggATGGTAATTCAAAGCTCTGGTGTGGTTTTATTGCAAGTACACACAATTTCGTATCAAACTTTATTTAGTCACTGCAGAGAATTAAGAATTTtacacagaaaatgtttttgaaatgccaaggaaaacatttcacacaacATCCGTTTCAGTAGAAATGAAACAATTGCATATTGCACCTTACAGTAAGTTCATTAAAGCCTAGACACAACACTAACCAATCCATTTTCAAACTAATGCACACAACAgtgcaaatacataaatatgacaATGCAGTTTCATTCAGTAccccaagtttttttttttttttaaagatggttTCAGCTTTTTCACGCTATTATGTTCCACTTTCACTAATACTGCATCATCATACAGCGGTTGTCTACACATCATCATATACAAATACACAAGCAAAAGTCCATTTGTCCTCTGCTGCCTCCTTTGAAAATTCACAAAATCGACGTAACACAGACAACTAATATTTTATACAGAAAATGGAATGAAATTCAGACTCTTATAAATTGAAGACTTCCTCTTCAAAAGCAGCTGTTGCACTGCACACTGCATAGTCAAAAAAACTGCAAGAATTTCATCATTCATCTGTTTTAAATTAAGCATCTTTTCTGGGTGACCGGTACAAGTAGCTGTGCAAAGACATGGCAATTCACTCTACCTCAAAACCACTGACATTCAAGGTCTGATAAGTAGGCTAGAAAAAAGACAAGCAGCTTAACGTTGCAAGGAAGCTGctaacataaacaaaaaaaagcaagacaTTTCATTGTATGCTGGTCAGACTTGATGAGTGAGTCCATATGTGTTCTCTCTTTGGCATTCACAAAAATAGACAACATATTGTCATTTATACTGATAAAGACCAGAGttgtacaaaacaaaatacagaaagaagTCAGCCCTATTGTCACATAACAGTACAGTAGTGGTATCCATCTTCTGATATGACCGTCAACGATCTAGAATGAATAAATACCTGCTCCTATCCAGCTTTCCAAAAATGTAgttacaaaagaaagaaaatattgaACAAGGTTGCTGTCTACTGGAGGTGAGAGTAGACATTAGTTTAAGATAAGTTTGTCTCAGAGTACAAGAAGCTCCCCAGAGCAGCGCTCACAGCAGTTGAAGGTGATGTTCTCGTATCGAGTGTATGGATGGAAACGTCCGATGCTTTTTTTGTTGGGCAAGAAAGGAGAAGTGGTGGGGTCAGAAGCAACCGGCTCACCTTTGTTGTCTGAGCAGGCGATGGGGTCTAGATTTCTGAGTACCTAAATTGGGACCAATGTCAAGAAGAACATTTCAGTAGACCTGAATATGACCTGCAATATCTTATTACATTAGAAAGAAAATATTGCATCTTCAAAATGGAAACttgtgagaagaaaaaaaaaaaaatcatcatctGTTATGATCCATTAATcattgtaaaactgtaaaaaaaaaactagagaAATTTTAATTACAAAGTTCTTATGACAGCAGTAATAtaactttacattacattcCAGCAGACCTTAAATCTGTCCACAGTccaacagaaaataaacaaagagaaTCAattgaaatgtataaaatgagGAGTCTCATACCTTCTCTGCCATCTTCTCAGCTGGCGTATTGCAAAGTTCTGAAGCTTGGCTGCTCTTCACAGTAGTGTTGCAGGTGCTGCTGCCCACGTTACCCAGCAGGTGGGAGTTGATGGCATCAGCCAGCTTGCGATTGGCTGCAGCGAGTTCTCCAGTGCTGAGAGGCTGGGCACTGGGGTAGTAGGTTTGCCGTCTACCCCACTGCAGGGAGACTagcagctgctccagagacCTGCACACAAAAGAACATCAGTGAGCTGTTGTATTTCATCCAAAGACCTGAAGCAAATCCAAGATCTATGATCTATCTACCTAAAAtctatgttttcttttgtttctaaTCAAAAATCGTGCCTCTTTAGTCTTACCTATGTGTGTGCATCATATCTTGGGAGAATTCTTCCCTCTCGAGCAGCAGGTCCTGGATGGCGCTCTGGGCCTCTCTGGTCTGCCGCTGGAGAGCAGCTCTGGCGTTTGTCAGCTCCTCAGCCATGACTCTACATTTCAAATGCACAGATGAAAATCAGGCCTGAAATATCACAGAATTTCTTTTGAtgccacataatgtaaagtgaAAGGGTGCAGGTCACATTATAGCAAAAGCCACATGTAAcataaaattaacataaaaGTAGCTGTATAGATATTATACTAGAAtcccgattttttttttttttttttaactgtccaAATTTGCACAAATGTGatatttctgctttttgtaAAGAGctaaactgaatttaaaaattGGGTATTTTATATGACTTCTTAAGCGCAttaaaaaaagctcattttcaaagaaaaatatcTGACTGGTATTGGAAAATTGAACGTGACATGCCACCGCTACTTGTAAggacaaataaatgaacactaaCCGACTGGCAAGAAATTTGCTCCTCCATACATCACACTGAATACTCATGCGCTCCAGCTGCTCAGCAGTGTGAGCGAGGTTACGCCCCAGTGCCTCGTTCTCCAGTATTAGCTGGTTCTTCTCTCTTGCCAGTCGCTCAAAGTGGTACTGCAAGTCATCCCCTACTGAGgccaccagcagcttcttcagCTCCCTGTTTACCTGCATGTAAAGGTAAAGAAGAGCAACTGATGGCAAGTTGTACAAAACTGGCATAATTTTACATCCTATTTATAGAATTTGACTAACACAATAAGTAATGTTTTCTCACAAAGAAGTTTTACTTAGAACTTTTAGGCAATTTTAGTCACTCAGATTACCTGACACCTAGTTGCTCTACCACATCCTCCCGTATACGAAAATTCTACACTAACATGTGTTCCTTTACAATTTTCCCACTGGCCAAAACTGAACTAATCAGCAGAGACATTTGGTGTCAGAagttactttttttgttttgcactaTGAGGTTAATATGGCCAACATGTAAAGGAAGCTTaaatagtactgtgcaaaagtcagagacctcccAATTCTAGTTAAAACAGCTGTTCTGTACAAGTCAttcattcagaaaaaagaagaagaaaaaaattcactatttagtgtgtccaccattgttatttttattccaTCCAGCTTCCATCCTTTTTGGGAGGAttgctttaatttttttcccccaaacctGCAGAAATATTCTGAAGTTCAATCTTaaaagttggctgcattttctacTTCATGATAAGTAATCCCAATTACAAATATAGAATCATCAAACCTCATAAAACCTTAGTCCACATCTCAGATATCCAGTTTCAAtgttctagtgcaaattttattttgtcattaaTGGCTTCTTGGTAGCTGCTCATCCATTCAGACCCACAGCATCGAGTCGTTTTCACACAGTgcaagaattttttttccagatctgaagtGAGAGTGGAGTGTATAAATTTAATCCCAATGTAGTGCATCACTGTCTGTGCAGTCAGTGTGTGAAGAAAACAGTGTGGTCTTTGTGATCATTGTCTATGTGTAGCAAAAGCACCACTGGCACTCCTCCATCTCTAATAGGCTAAAATATTAAGGAACCAAAAAAAGGTGCATACCGTTTCCCACTGGCAGAGATAAAACACGCATCACACGTACTCTAATCTCTTTAGAAATAGTTCCTGAAAAATTAAGAACTTGTACTGGTCGCTTTGaccataaattaaaacaataaagaatTGTCTCTGACCTTTGAACAGTACGCTACCTCAGCAATTTGCCTTGTACAAACCGCAGGCCAAAATCACACACTTGCCCCAAACTGCCTTGATTAATTAATCTTTGATGtgtttgcttatgtggtttctaaaaCTATTATCGATAAAGACGGACAAAAATATGATGCACAGATAAAAACAGTTATACTAGTGTCTATGTTGAAACCTGAACTGTATCAGTACTTCTATCCTTTTTTCGATAAAATTACGACAATTCCTTTCCTTTACCTAAATAGAAATGACTCACCTCTGTCTGAACACGCAACTGGTTGGAGAGGCCCTCTTTGTCCTGCAGCAGCCTGCGCTCAGAGTTCTGGAGCTTCTCCAGGGCGCTCCTGTAATCCTGTGGCTCCGGAGAAGGTGAGGGTGGCTGGTCCTCACCATGCTGCGGAGAGGCTCTGTCATCTCCTTTGTTCTCGTGAGCCCCAACTCGGCCACTTCGGCTGATGGCAGCACGGGGCACCACAATCCTCACAGCCTCCACCTCAGTGCATGCCTCCCTGTTCACTTTCCCCAGGTGGAGCACTCCTGGAGAGTGTGGCGATGCTGGAGCAGTCTTGAGTACTGGGTGCTGCTTTGATGGTACCTTCAAGACTGGGGTTTCCACTGAGATCTCTGGGGCCACCACCGGTTTGTCTGTCTCCATGCCATCTCCAGGGCCACGGACAGACACAATGGCCAAGTCTGAGAGTCGAGAAGATGAACTGTGAGATCAAGTACACAAACTGTGCAATCTGCTGAATCTGCATGCGCGCCTAGTTGGCTGAGCAGATATTTTGTCTAAAAAAGTCACAAAGGTATGAAAACAACATAATATAGAGATTGTATGGAAGATTACTCACTTTTCATGGCTACTTCAACAGACATTGTTGAAGAAGATGCTTAAAATGGCAGCAGAAATCTATCGTGAAAGATCCCAGACAATAATCTGTACAGCTTTCCAccttgaaagaaaaaaagtctttaGGTCAATAAATATCCCTTTGTAAATGCTGAAGACTGAGGGCCAATATACATAAAGAGTTTCAGATCCAGATTAAGTCTAACTTGGGCTAGAAAGAAGTTCCACTGGTGATCCACCACTGGCACTGCGATTTAGTCCAAGACCAAGCCCAATCCATGTTCAGGAAACCACCCTAATTTTTTTTATGAACTTTATTATTTGCCACTCTTTTACCAcgatcaacattacatataaaaactcatgtaggatcactggtggttttggatagtaaataaaatggttatagtTGTGCTGTAGTTGGCTGGTTCCGATCACCACTATACAAAAatcagtcagtaagtttctctacagtgaatcattttacgtcaaaccactctgaatgttgTT containing:
- the si:ch73-41e3.7 gene encoding cotranscriptional regulator FAM172A, with product MMLECSEPSNQTSSDFPYFFTEDGQLCHRDTMKPYQFLFKLNDVHGTVREHLTLCHCITQHVCSLLENKLKLVKVHLDKRTQSDDYSLGFVYMSPGALNHNGTLMVLIQDKGTVRCGVWSWRAVAHEGLDRGSQIPYVRCALEESCAVLLMNPNEGGLSPEEHVCLVWERFVSKSAAERITVVAHGYGGLAFVHLLCHQLEEICQRMWVVALIDSSHNLWHQPLGAAGRDWLKAHSRTWILSTKPTNRPVGSLKAGCRTMSAGTQCHETAPAVCMEAVFRFFAKVMRPKAVPAAFGIITRSRSFRRSNLSREAGGTNDRNNNTL
- the txnl4b gene encoding thioredoxin-like protein 4B; translated protein: MSFFLPKLSCKKEVDDAIKTVAEKVVVLRFGRDEDPVCLQLDEILSKTSHGLKNMTSIYLVDVDKVPVYTRYFDISYIPSTVFFFNGQHMKVDYGSPDHTKFVGCFKTKQDFIDLVEVIYRGAMRGKLIVQSPIDPRNIPKYDLLYHDI
- the trmt10c gene encoding tRNA methyltransferase 10 homolog C produces the protein MIFLRVRVVGVLRRCCCCSPQASALVKLRNPSLPTSTYPSAVTTSRALSTSWTLRKDAPQPQDVDARHELDLDVWKSVMRSQALQEEKRKDGEDREEESTTEVEGELSPLESSRRLVETWRLAGKLVPENITDEQLETLAELTTKSSKKKFLKYLAIKEGHKKANKEKKERKRAERMAETKEDPELAEGEREEMDGEEEGEPKLKNTYLMQFWSRSMDKLLGWRVAQAMQFGQPLVYDMSYDQHMSRQEMENTVSQLLETEGWNRRAVDPFHLHFCNLQPNGAYHRELLKRYSQETWERLLITATSQRHIDIFPRESLVYLTADSPNVLRTFDYSKVYIVGALVDRSIQTGVSLANAKRLKLATARLPLDEYLHWDSGAKNLTLDQMIRILMTAKETGSWEKALEFVPKRKHTGFHQQRKKDNVQSAAPVRATNRELEAEIGQLFVSKQKKRNQRAEKTPSGSEPVSGQTRLWTALKTKMEERSKVRSKRNWWDEE
- the blzf1 gene encoding golgin-45 yields the protein MSVEVAMKNLAIVSVRGPGDGMETDKPVVAPEISVETPVLKVPSKQHPVLKTAPASPHSPGVLHLGKVNREACTEVEAVRIVVPRAAISRSGRVGAHENKGDDRASPQHGEDQPPSPSPEPQDYRSALEKLQNSERRLLQDKEGLSNQLRVQTEVNRELKKLLVASVGDDLQYHFERLAREKNQLILENEALGRNLAHTAEQLERMSIQCDVWRSKFLASRVMAEELTNARAALQRQTREAQSAIQDLLLEREEFSQDMMHTHRSLEQLLVSLQWGRRQTYYPSAQPLSTGELAAANRKLADAINSHLLGNVGSSTCNTTVKSSQASELCNTPAEKMAEKVLRNLDPIACSDNKGEPVASDPTTSPFLPNKKSIGRFHPYTRYENITFNCCERCSGELLVL